The Streptomyces nigra genome includes the window ACGACGTACCGCACGTCCTCGCGGGGGCGCGGTACGCCGTGTCCGAGGGGACGGTGGAGCGCGTATGAGCGACCGGCCGTCCGAGAAGGAACCCGCCGGCTCCTCCGGAGACCCTGCGCCCGCCAGGACGCCCGAGCCCTCCGGCGTCGACCTCGCGCGCGTGGCGCTGCGCGCGGCCAAGGAGCAGGCACGCGCGCGTGGCGACGCGGCCCACCAGAAGAAGCAGGCGCGGCGCGGGGGCGGCCTGCGCTCCGGCGCGCGGGCCGACGGACGCGATCCCCTCGCGCTCGGCGCGGCCATCAACCGCCTGATCACCGAACGCGGTTGGGAGACCCCGGCCGCCGTGGGCGGTGTCATGGGCCGCTGGCCGGAGATCGTCGGCGAGGACGTCGCCAAGCACTGCGTACCCGAGCGGTACGACGAGGACGAGCGGGTCCTGGTCGTACGTTGCGACTCCACGGCCTGGGCGACGAACCTGCGCCTCCTCGCGCCGACCCTGGTCGCCCGTCTCAACGAGGACCTGGGCCACGGGTCCGTCCGGCAGATCAAGGTGCAGGGCCCCGGCGGCCCCGCCCGCCGCTACGGCCCCCTGCGCGCACCCGGCAGCACGGGCCCGGGCGACACCTACGGCTGAGCCGGCCCGCCGGAGTGCCCGGCTCGCCCGGCTGAAAGCCCCCGAAACAGCCGTCACACGCGTCCCGGCGCCCTCTTCCGGCGCAGGTGACAGACATCACATCACCACCTCTCCACAGCCCCGAAACGACGTCCGCGAGCCGTTCGTCGTACAACCGCACGCGGTTGCGAATCGTGAGGTGACTCCGAAGTAGCCAAGGGTTGACGGCTCGAAGCGCTGAGTGCCGCTGTGAGCCTCTTGGAGCCCCCTTCCACATATCGGGAGTCGGCCGAGCCGGGTTCAGGGCGGCACATGCGGACTCAGGTACCGGCAAACCCCCATCACTGTCAGCGCTACCGGTAGACTGGAGGACAATCCCGCCCCAGTCGTGGGGACCGTCCGGGACACGCTGAGCAACGCTGATCAAGGCTTACCAACGCAACATGCCGCAGCCGCTCCGGCAACCCGCCGACGAGCTTGGCTCGTGCTGTGCCAGAAAGGGCGCTTCGTGGCCGATTCCGGCAACCCCAACGAGAACATTCCGTCCACCGACGCCGGCGCCGACGGCGCGGGCGCTTCGCCGAGCCCCGAGGTCACCTCCTCGTACGACGCGAGCGCCATCACCGTCCTCGAGGGCCTGGACGCGGTTCGCAAGCGACCCGGTATGTACATCGGTTCGACCGGCGAGCGCGGACTGCACCACCTCGTGCAAGAGGTCGTCGACAACTCCGTCGACGAGGCACTGGCCGGTTACGCGGACACGATCGACGTGACGATCCTGGCCGACGGCGGTGTCCGCGTCGTCGACAACGGCCGAGGCATCCCGGTGGGCATCGTCCCGTCCGAGGGCAAGCCGGCCGTCGAGGTCGTCCTGACCGTGCTGCACGCGGGCGGCAAGTTCGGCGGCGGTGGCTACGCGGTCTCCGGCGGTCTGCACGGCGTCGGCGTGTCCGTGGTGAACGCCCTGTCCACCAAGGTCGCCGTCGAGGTCAAGACGGACGGCTACCGCTGGACGCAGGACTACAAGCTCGGCGTCCCGACCGCCCCGCTCGCCAGGCACGAGCCCACCGATGAGCACGGCACGTCGGTCACCTTCTGGGCCGACCCGGACATCTTCGAGACCACCGAGTACTCCTTCGAGACGCTCTCGCGGCGCTTCCAGGAGATGGCGTTCCTCAACAAGGGCCTGCGCATCCGGCTCACCGACGAGCGCGAGTCTGCGAAGGCGACCTCCGGTGCGGACGAGGCTGGCGCCGACGAGAAGGCCGAGGTCAAGTCGGTCGACTACCACTACGAGGGCGGCATCGTCGACTTCGTGAAGTACCTCAACTCCCGCAAGGGGGACGTGGTGCACCCCACCGTCATCGACCTGGAGGCGGAGGACAAGGACAAGCTCCTGTCCCTCGAGGTCGCGATGCAGTGGAACAGCAGCTACACCGAGGGCGTCTACTCCTTCGCGAACATCATCCACACCCACGAGGGCGGTACGCACGAAGAGGGCTTCCGCGCCGCGCTGACCTCGCTGATCAACAAGTACGCGCGCGACAAGAAGCTGCTGCGCGAGAAGGACGACAACCTCACGGGCGACGACATCCGCGAGGGCCTGACGGCGATCATCTCGGTCAAGCTGAGCGAGCCTCAGTTCGAGGGCCAGACCAAGACGAAGCTGGGCAACACCGAGGTGAAGACCTTCGTCCAGAAGGTCGTCTACGAGCACCTGGCGGACTGGTTGGACCGCAACCCCAACGAGGCCGCGGACATCATCCGCAAGGGCATCCAGGCCGCCACCGCGCGCGTGGCCGCCCGCAAGGCGCGCGATCTGACGCGCCGCAAGGGCCTGCTGGAGACCGCGTCCCTGCCGGGCAAGCTCTCCGACTGCCAGTCGAACGACCCCACCAAGTGCGAGATCTTCATCGTCGAGGGTGACTCCGCCGGCGGCTCGGCCAAGTCCGGCCGCAACCCGGAGTACCAGGCGATCCTCCCGATCCGCGGCAAGATCCTCAACGTCGAGAAGGCGCGGATCGACAAGATCCTGCAGAACCAGGAGATCCAGGCGCTGATCTCGGCCTTCGGCACCGGTGTGCACGAGGACTTCGACATCGAGAAGCTGCGCTATCACAAGATCATCCTGATGGCGGACGCCGACGTCGACGGCCAGCACATCAACACCCTGCTGCTGACGTTCCTGTTCCGCTTCATGCGTCCGCTGGTCGAGGCCGGGCACGTCTTCCTGTCCCGTCCGCCGCTCTACAAGATCAAGTGGGGCCGCGACGAGGTGGAGTACGCCTACTCCGACCGTGAGCGCGACGCGCTGCTGGAGCTGGGCCGCCAGCGCGGCAAGCGGGTCCGTGAGGACTCCATCCAGCGCTTCAAGGGTCTCGGCGAGATGAACGCCGAGGAGCTGCGTGTGACGACCATGGACCAGGAGCACCGCGTCCTCGGCCAGGTCACGCTCGACGACGCCGCCCAGGCCGACGACCTGTTCTCGGTCCTGATGGGCGAGGACGTCGAGGCCCGGCGCCAGTTCATCCAGCGCAACGCCAAGGACGTCCGCTTCCTCGACATCTGAGTCGGTCTCAGCTGACCGCACCAGGAAGGATCTTCACCAGCAATGGCCGACGAGAACACTCCCGTCACCCCTGAAGAGGGCGGCGTCATCGCCCAGCGTGTCGAGCCCGTCGGGCTCGAGACGGAGATGCAGCGCTCCTACCTCGACTACGCGATGTCCGTCATCGTCTCGCGTGCGCTGCCCGACGTCCGGGACGGCCTCAAGCCCGTCCACCGCCGCGTCCTGTACGCCATGTACGACGGCGGTTACCGCCCCGAGCGCGGCTTCTACAAGTGCGCGCGCGTCGTCGGCGACGTCATGGGCAACTACCACCCCCACGGCGACTCCTCCATCTACGACGCCCTGGTGCGCCTCGCCCAGCCGTGGTCGATGCGCATGCCGCTCGTCGACTCCAACGGCAACTTCGGCTCGCCGGGCAACGACCCGGCGGCGGCCATGCGCTACACCGAGTGCAAGATGGCGCCGCTGTCGATGGAGATGGTCCGCGACATCGACGAGGAGACCGTCGACTTCACGGACAACTACGACGGCCGCTCGCAGGAGCCGACCGTCCTGCCGTCCCGCTTCCCGAACCTGCTGATCAACGGCTCGGCCGGTATCGCGGTCGGCATGGCGACCAACATCCCGCCGCACAACCTGCGCGAGGTCGCCGCCGGCGCCCAGTGGTACCTGGAGAACCCCGAGGCCTCGCACGAGGAGCTGCTGGACGCGCTCATCGAGCGCATCAAGGGCCCCGACTTTCCGACCGGCGCCCTCGTCGTCGGCCGCAAGGGCATCGAGGAGGCGTACCGCACCGGCCGCGGCTCCATCACGATGCGCGCGGTCGTCGCGGTCGAGGAGATCCAGAACCGCCAGTGCCTGGTGGTCACGGAGCTGCCCTACCAGGTCAACCCCGACAACCTCGCGCAGAAGATCGCCGACCTGGTGAAGGACGGCAAGATCGGCGGCATCGCGGACGTCCGCGACGAGACGTCGTCCCGTACGGGCCAGCGCCGGGTGATCGTCCTCAAGCGGGACGCGGTCGCCAAGGTCGTCCTGAACAACCTGTACAAGCACACGGACCTGCAGACGAACTTCGGCGCGAACATGTTGGCGCTCGTCGACGGCGTCCCGCGCACGCTCTCCCTGGACGCGTTCATCCGCCACTGGGTGACGCACCAGATCGAGGTCATCGTCCGCCGTACGCGCTTCCGGCTGCGCAAGGCCGAGGAGCGGGCGCACATCCTGCGCGGTCTGCTGAAGGCCCTGGACGCCATCGACGAGGTCATCGCGCTGATCCGGCGCAGCGACACCGTCGAGATCGCGCGCGGCGGCCTGATGGAGCTCCTGGAGATCGACGAGATCCAGGCCAACGCCATCCTCGAGATGCAGCTGCGCCGGCTCGCCGCCCTGGAGCGCCAGAAGATCGTCCAGGAGCACGACGAGCTCCAGGCGAAGATCACCGAGTACAACGAGATCCTCGCGTCCCCGGTCCGCCAGCGCGGCATCGTCAGCGAGGAGCTCGCCGCGATCGTCGAGAAGTACGGCGACGACCGCAAGACCAAGCTGGTGCCCTACGACGGCGACATGTCCATCGAGGACCTCATCGCCGAAGAGGACATCGTGGTCACCGTCAGCCGGGGCGGCTACGTCAAGCGCACCAAGACGGACGACTACCGGGCGCAGAAGCGCGGCGGCAAGGGCGTGCGCGGCACGAAGCTGAAGGAAGACGACATCGTCGACCACTTCTTCGTCTCGACGACGCACCACTGGCTGCTGTTCTTCACCAACAAGGGCCGTGTCTACCGGGCCAAGGCGTACGAGCTTCCGGACGCCGGCCGGGACGCGCGCGGGCAGCACGTCGCGAACCTGCTGGCCTTCCAGCCGGACGAGGCGATCGCCGAGATCCTCGCGATCCGCGACTACGAGGCGGCGCCGTATCTGGTGCTGGCCACGAAGGCCGGGCTGGTCAAGAAGACGCCTCTGAAGGATTACGATTCGCCGCGTTCCGGCGGTGTCATCGCGATCAACCTTCGTTCGATGGAGGACGGTTCCGACGACGAACTGATCGGTGCCGAACTGGTCTCGGCCGACGACGATCTGCTTCTGATCAGCAAGAAGGCCCAGTCGATCAGGTTCACCGCCACGGACGAGTCGCTGCGGCCCATGGGCCGTGCCACCTCGGGTGTCAAGGGCATGAGCTTCCGCGAGGGCGACGAGCTCCTCTCGATGAATGTTGTTCGACCCGGTACGTTCGTGTTCACTGCCACCGACGGCGGGTACGCGAAGCGGACCGTGGTCGACGAGTACCGCGTCCAGGGTCGCGGCGGCCTGGGCATCAAGGCCGCCAAGATCGTCGAGGACCGCGGTTCGCTCGTAGGCGCGCTGGTGGTCGAGGAGACCGACGAGATCCTCGCCATCACGCTCGGCGGCGGTGTGATTCGTACGCGAGTCAACGAGGTCAGGGAGACGGGCCGTGACACCATGGGCGTCCAACTGATCAACCTCGGCAAGCGCGATGCCGTCGTAGGTATCGCACGCAACGCCGAGGCGGGACGCGAGGCGGAGGAGGTCGACGGCGACGTGGCCGTCGACGAGACCGCCGAGGGGGACGCGACCACCGGCACGGACGAGGGTGACGCGCCCTCTGCCGAGTAGCACGAGGAGTGAGTCATCGTGAGCGGAGCCACGGGCACCGGATCGTCCGGTATCCCGGCCGGTTCTCCGGCCGGTTCGGAGACGGGCGGCGGCGGTCGTGGCTCCGCCGCGCAGGCGGCGGACACCCACACCACGCAGCTGAAGGCGATCAAGTCGTCGCCCGCGAAGGGCGCGCCGTCGCCCGACGCTTCTGGATCCCAGGGGGGAACCGTGACGGACACCTACGCGGCCGGTGGGGGCCCGGCCGCCCCGGGGGCGGACAGCCGCAGGCGTCGCCCCTGCCGGGTGAGCGCCAGCCTCAGCAGGCAGGCGGTCCGTACCACCCGCCGCAGGCCTACCCGCCGGCCGGCGGCGCCCCCGCGGGCGCTGCTCCGGCGGGCGCGGTCCGCAAGCCGCGCACCGGGGCGCGCACGACCCCGCGCACCCGTAAGGCCCGGCTCCGGGTCGCCAAGGCGGACCCGTGGTCGGTGATGAAGGTCAGCTTCCTGCTGTCCATCGCGCTGGGCATCTGCACGATCGTCGCGGCCGCGGTGCTGTGGATGGTCATGGACGCCATGGGTGTCTTCTCCACGGTCGGCGGCACGATCTCCGAGGCCACCGGCTCGAACGAGTCGAACGGCTTCGACCTGCAGTCCTTCCTGTCGCTGCCGAACGTCCTGCTGTTCACGTCGATCATCGCGGTCATCGACGTCGTCCTCGCGACGGCGCTGGCGACGCTCGGCGCGTTCATCTACAACCTCTCCGCGGGCTTCGTGGGCGGCGTCGAGCTGACCCTCGCGGAGGACGAGTGAGGCAGGGCTCCGGCCCTGCCCCCCGCCCCTCCGAGAACCGATTTTGGGACTGCCCGTGTCGTGCGCTAATGTTCAGGAGTCAGCGCGCGGGAGACACACCGCAGAGCGCGGCGGGGCTATAGCTCAGTTGGTTAGAGCGCATCCCTGATAAGGATGAGGCCACAGGTTCAAATCCTGTTAGCCCCACCAGCGAAAAGACCCCCGGACCATCGGTCCGGGGGTCTTTTGCCATCACCCAGGTTCCGCCGGCGGCTCTGCGAGCGTCCGACCGGTAGCCTCATCCGCCAAGATCAGGGGATCGGGGCGGGGATGAAGCGACAGATCGTGGTGGGCGCGGCCGTAGGACTGCTGCTGGTCGCGGGATGCACGGGGGAAGAGGGCAGCGGCGAGAAGCCGCAGGCCAAGAGGCCGAGCGCCGTCTCGCAGACGCCGAAGCCGAAGCCGACGGCCGAGAGGGGGCCGGGCGAACCACTCGGGGCGACGCTGCTCGCGTCGACGGACGCCGAACTGCGGAAGCAGTACGAGCAGTATGAGCCGGGCAGGGTGGGCGGCCATCCCGACGCGGCACATGTGGCGGTACTGAGAGGACGGGAAAAGCCCTGGCAGATGGCGCAGTTGGTCTGGATGTCGGATTCCGGGCACTTCTGCTGGATGGCCCACGAGTCGAAGCATGAGAGCAGCGCGAGCCAGTGCTCCCCCATGCCGACGTCGCGGCCAGGAGTCGAACAAGTGCACACCCCGCCGACGCCGAAGGTCGACGACGGCTGGTACCTGGCCGTCGTGGAGAACGCGGTGGGCCGCTTCGGCTACACCGGCCGATCGGAGAAGGCACTCGTCCCCGTGAGGCAGGCAACCGTACGGTTTCCGTCAGGCCGGACCGTCACCTTCGTCTCGTACGGGAGGAGGCACGACGATCGCCGGATCCCCTGGGACGCCGAGATCTGCGACGCCGACCGCAGCGTCTGCTTCGACGCCTTCGACAGGGTTCCCTGATGCCGCGGTCACGCCTATGAGCCGTGCGGCTCACGCGTCACGCGTAGAGAGGCCCCCGGGCGGGCACCGGGGGCCTTCCGTGTGTGCCGAGAAGGGTCACCAACCGCCCTCTGGGCCCGTGTGGAACCGTGTCAGGGCGAAGATGATCAGAAGGTCCAGCACCATCATGGGGAGCGCCCAGAGCGGGTAGTACGGGACGAACATGAACTGGGTGATCAGGCTGATCCCCGCCGCGGCCGCGCCGACTCCGCGGCCCCAGCTCTTGTTCGTCACGACGCCCATACCGCCGATGACGAGGGCCAGGCCGACGATGATGTGGATCCAGCCCCAGGCGGTCAGGTCGAAGCGGTAGGCGTACTGGGAGGCGGCGAACAGGTTGTCCGCGGCGATGCCGGACGCCCCCATGAGGATGCTGAGCGGCCCGCTGAGCATCATCACGGCCCCGGCGAACAGGGACGCGCCGCTGAGCCTCGCGCTGCCGTCCGGCCCCCTGCCCCCTTGTCGTGTCTCGTCCGCCAATCCAGCCATAGCCGTCACCTTCCTGTACGGCGCGCTCGTCAGCCGTGCCACGTCGGCCACGCTCCTCTGTCAGGATCACCGCGATCACCCGGCACCGCGACCGCAGCCCGTGGAGGCCGTTGTCAGTGGTGGGTGGGAGGGTGACGGGGTGATCGTCGAACGGGCCTATGCGCATGTCAGCGAGGGCGAGGCGGCCGGGGGGCGGTGGCCGTGGTCGATGCCGTGTGTGCGGCAGCTGCTGGAGGAGGGACTGACGTTCTCCGCGCCCGTCACGTTCCTGGTGGGTGAGAACGGCTCCGGGAAGTCGACGCTGGTCGAGGCGCTGGCGGAGGGGTTCGGCCTGGACTCCTGGGGCGGGTCCGCGGGCTACAAATACGCCAGTGCCCGCGAGCCCTCGGAGCTGGGCGCGCGGGTGCGATTCGAGGCGACGGCGGCCGGCCGGCGCATGCTGCGCGGGTCTCGGACGCGCCGCAGGGGTTTCTTCCTGCGGGCGGAGACGGCGCTGGACGCGCTGGGCCGGGAGCAGACGACGGGAAGGCTCTCGGGGGCCGTGGACGAGATGAGCCACGGCGAAGGCTTTCTGATGGCCTTCCGTGAGCGTTTCGAGGGGCCCGGGCTGTACGTCATGGACGAACCCGAGGCCGCGCTGTCCTTCTCTTCCTGTCTTCAACTCGTCGGGCTGCTGCATCACCTGGGGCGTTCCGGCGCGCAGATCATCTGCGCCACGCACTCACCCGTGCTCACGGCGCTACCCGGCGCCGAGATCATCGAGGTGGGTGACCACGGAATGCGTCCCGCCGAGTGGCGGGATCTGGAGCTCGTCTACCACTGGCGTCGGTATCTCGACGACCCGTGGGCCTATCTACGGCACATCGTCGAGGCGGAATGACGTCCGTCCGCCGTAGCCGGGGGCGTCGTTCTGCGTCGTTCACCGCTGCGTCGTACTGCGTACTGCTGTGCTGCGTCCGTACTGCGTGCTGCTGGTGTTGCTTCTGATGCGTTACGTCTGTTCCTGCTGTCCTGCGGTCGCAGGGGCTGTCGCTCGGGCGGGGCCGAGAGGTCAGCGTTGGTGTGGCACCAGGGGCTGGGCCGGCGAGGCGGCGGTGGCGCACTCGCGGGTCGCCGGGACCGATGCGGCCGATTCGGTGTCCGCGAGGGGCCGGTGGCGGCAGCTGGGGGTCTTTCCGTGGGCCTCCGCCCGGATGCGCTGCTTCATCGTGGGAGGCAGGGCCCTGGCGTAGGACCAGGCCCAGTGGGGCGGTGCCGGAACCGCGACCTCCGCGCTGCGGTCGCTGTCGTCGCGGCCGGTGTTGCGGGAGGTCTCGGTCTGCGGCGAGGCCGCGGCGGCGGTGTTGGAGACGAAGCCGAGCGCCGTGAACAGCGCCAGGAAGGCGGAGACGATGGCGGTCCACAGGTTCATGACCTTGTTCCTGGTCATGGCCCCTCACTTTCAGGTTGGGCGATTTGCGTACTTTCCTCATGATGTGTATGTGGGCCGCGAAGTCATGGACCGACGCCCGTGGCGCGTCGATCTTCAGATGAACAGCACTCGAATGGCCGCAGGAGCCGCGAAGAGTGGCAAAAGTGGTGGGAAGCCGACAAAGTCACCCTCTGTCCGGAGGTGATCACTCTCCGGTCCGGAGTCGGTTCGTCCCCATCTACTGGGGTGTGCCGGGCGGCAGTTGAGCCCCCACGCAGGTCACCGATCGGTCTCGGCCGGTGTGTATAGTCGGGCGCCAGAGGTCCCCTACGTCAAGGAAAGACGAGGTCGCGCGGTGAAGAAGCTTCTCCTGGTCGCACTGGCCGCCATCGGCGGGCTCCTCGTGTACCGCCAGATCCAGGCGGATCGCGCCGAGCAGGATCTGTGGACGGAGGCGACTGACTCCGTGCCCACGGGTTCGTGAGCCGTCACAACGGATTCGACACAGACCCCGGCCGCCGACGCGGCCGGGGTTTCGTGTGTTCGGAGCAACGCGTGGCGGCTCGTCCTCGAGTTGCGGAAGCCGATCACTGCGTCTAGACGCCGCTGTTTCGGACGGGCGTGCGCAATGCGGGGGCGCCGGGCGGCCGGGCTGGGCAGGATGGGCGACGGTCCGGAAGACGGCGAAGGGGTGGCGCGTGATGAGGCGGCGTACGGGGGCACGGCAGGGGGCGCGTCCGGTGCGTCACGCGCTCCGTGCGCGGTCGGCCGCCGTAGGGGCGCTGCTGCTGTGCGCGACGGCCGCCCTTCCGGTGCCCACGGCCCTGGCCGCCGGGTCACCGGGGCCGTACGGCTTCGCCCCCGACACCACCAGCGTCACCGGCGCCCCCACCCCGGCCGGCGCGAAACCCCTCACCGCCGGGACGACGTACCGCAGTTCGCTGCCCGGGGACGGGCCCGTGCACTACTCCCTCGACCTCGACGCCACCTCCGACACCTACGTCTCCGCCACCGCCGCCCCCGATCCCGGCAGCGCCGTCTCCGCGGGTGAGGGCATCAAGGTGACCGTGCAGGACGCCGCCGGACGTTCCTGCTCCTTCGACACCGAGACCTTCGGCGTCGTCCGCAGCGCCCGCCCGATCGCCGCCTGGGGCGCCCGCGAGATCTCCGCCGATCGGCCCCGCTGCAAGACGGCGGGCACCTATCACGTCGTCGTCGAGCGCGTCGGTACGCCCGTGAGCGTGGCGGACGACTGGGACCTGGAGCTGTCCGTCGTCTCGGAACCGGCGCTGCGCGAGCCCGTCGCCGCCGAGGTCCCGGAGGCATGGAACTCGCAGACGCCCCGGCCCGCCACCGGTGACGCCGTTCCGCGTGAGGGCGGCTCGGGCTTCGCCTCCGCGGTGCCCGTCGGCCCGGGTGTGTGGACCTCCGGCATCGAGCCCGGCGGCACGCTCTTCTACCGGGTGCCCGTCGGCTGGGGCGGACAGCTCTCCGCCACGGCAGAACTGGCCGCCGCCGACAGCCGTGGCGGCTATACGACCGGCGCGCTGAGCCTTGAGCTCTACAACCCCGCCCGCGGGTTCGTCGACGACGTGGCCGCCAACTACGCCGGGCGCCGGGAAGACGCCTCGCTGCCGCCCCTGCCGCCGGTCGCGTACGAGAACCGGTACGCCGGCCCGGACCGGCTCGGCGGCATGCGGTTCGCCGGGTCCTACTACCTCGTGGTGCACCTGGCGTCCGAGGTGGCCGAGAAGTTCGGCGACGGGCCCTTCGACGTGGCCCTGCGTGTGCGGGTGGACGGCTCGGAGAAGTCCGCGCCCGACTATGCGGGGGAGTCTCGGCCGGACGACGTCTTCGAGGCCGTGCCGGTGGACCTGGACCTGGGCGAGGTCACGGGGGGTGCGTCTTCGGGCGGTACGGCGGGCGGCGGCAGCGGACGTGGGGATGCCGCGATGACCGTGCTGGCGGTGAGCGGCATCGGCACCGGGACCGCGCTGCTGGGGGTGCTCGGGGTGTGGAGCGTGGTCGCGCGCCGGAGGCTCGGGGGTTCGTAGGGGCGCTCGGGCGTTCAGGGGGCGCGCGCAGCTCTCTCCCGGGGGCCTCAGATCTGGCTGAGCGCCCAGAATCCCACCGCGTAGCAGGCCAGCGCCAGCAGCAGGAGCGGGATGGCCACCTTGGCCGGGGGACCGGGACGGCGGGTGGCGCGGTGGCCGCCACGCGGGCGGGGCTGCGCAGGGGCGGCGAGGAGAAGGGAACCTGCTGGCTCTGAGCGGTGTATGAAGCAGTAGAGGCATCGACGCGGTGATACGGCGTCGGTGTCGGGGTGGCCGTGGGTGTGGATGTGGGACCGGGCGTGGGTGTCGGGGGTCCGCGGGGCCGGGGGCCGGTACGGGTACTGGGGGACGGGGGATCGATGGGCGGCGAGGTCGCGGGTGTGCTCGGGGTGTACTCGTGAGGTGGCGCCGGTGCCGTGGTGCGGGCGGTACTCACGGTGGGGTCCGGCGGGGGGAGCTGGAAGCTTCCGGTGTCCGACATGTTCGGGAGCCGATGGACGCCGCCGGAGGGCGAGGGGTCCGTGGGCGTCCGGGTGCCCTGCTGCGGTGGTTCGGGACGGTGCGGGGGCGGGGCCGGTACCGAGGCGGACGGCACGGGGGAGCGACGGCCGGTGGAGCCGGTATGGGGGGTGGCGAGGCGGGCGGCGACGGGGCGGGACGGGGCGGCACGGAGGACTGCTGATGCCCGGTCAGGGATGCCGAGTGGCCGGTGCCGGCCGGTGCCGGCCGGTCCACGCGGAGGGCACCGGAGCCGGTGCCCGTTCCGTCGATGACGCCGGGCGCGCGCGTCTGGGGTCCGTCCGGGCCGAATCCGGCGGGCAGCGGCCCGAGCTGGTCGAAGATCTCGATCAGCTCGTCGTCGGGACCGGGTTCCGGCAGCAGTTCGGCCGCCGACGCGAGGGCCTTGCGCGCGCCGGTGGCCGTGCGGAACCGCGCGTCCGGATCGGGCTGGAGCAGCGTCGCCACGACCTGCCAGAGCGGCTCGGGTATCCCCTTGGGCGCACCCGGTGTGCCGTGCTCGGTGAAGTACTGCACCAGCGCCTTGGCATCCGGCTTGGCGCCCTCCAGCAGATACAGCGCCACGAGTCCCACGGCGAACAGATCCGCCGGGAAGTCCGGGTCGGAGCCCAGGAGTTGTTCCGGGGCGAGGTAACCGGGCGTCCCCACCACGAGGTTGGTCTCGGTCAGCCGGGGTTCGCCCAGCCGCATGGCGATGCCGAAGTCGGACAGCCGCAGGCGTGGCCGGGCCGTCCCGGTGGCCTCCAGGAGCACGTTGGCGGGCTTGATGTCACGGTGGACGACACCCTCGGCGTGCACGGCCGACAGCCCCGACAGGAGCTGGTCGAGCAGGGTGCACACGAACGACGGCGGCAGGGGCCCGTAGTCGCCGATGAGGTGGACGAGCGAACCGCCGCCCACCAGGTCCATGGTGAACAGCACCTTGTCGTCGTCGGCGGCCCAGCTGGCCGGCGCGAGCACATGGGGGTGGTCGATCCGCAGGGCCTGCTCCCGGACAAAGCGCAGAAGCGAGTGCGCGTCGCTCTGCTGGAGCACCTTGGCCGCGACGTACCGGCGGCGGCGGTGGTCCCAGGCACGCCAGACGGCACCGACGCCTCCGCGCCCGATCGGGTCGACCAGTTCGTACCGGCCGGCGAAGACCTCACCCATGGCTGTGCGTCGCTCCTCCCCCTGCGGTCATCCCCCTTGCCTCCCCCGCGAAGCGAGATACGACTCCTCCCGCGCGGCTTCCCGTGGGGCGCGGCCCTCCCACGCACCCGAGGGCAGTCGTCGGCCGGGTAGCCGTCGGCCCGGTCGCCGAACCCCCTTCGGCGACCGGGCCTCGGGCTCAGCTCAGCTCTGGTGCGACTGGTAGTGCGCGACCGCGTCGGACGTCCGGCCGGCGCCGTACACCCGGAGGAACTCTGCCAGCTCCGGGTGGGTCCCGGCGAGACTGTCGGCGGCCTCGATGATGTCGCCGGCGGCCGCGACCGAGCGCAGCAGCGACTGGATCTCGCGGACCACCCGCTTCACGGTGGGAGCGCCCGAACTGCTCGTCGTCTGTGTGGTGTTGCTGAGCACCGAGCCCCCCTGCGACTTC containing:
- a CDS encoding DUF3566 domain-containing protein; the encoded protein is MPGERQPQQAGGPYHPPQAYPPAGGAPAGAAPAGAVRKPRTGARTTPRTRKARLRVAKADPWSVMKVSFLLSIALGICTIVAAAVLWMVMDAMGVFSTVGGTISEATGSNESNGFDLQSFLSLPNVLLFTSIIAVIDVVLATALATLGAFIYNLSAGFVGGVELTLAEDE
- a CDS encoding DUF7144 family membrane protein, which encodes MAGLADETRQGGRGPDGSARLSGASLFAGAVMMLSGPLSILMGASGIAADNLFAASQYAYRFDLTAWGWIHIIVGLALVIGGMGVVTNKSWGRGVGAAAAGISLITQFMFVPYYPLWALPMMVLDLLIIFALTRFHTGPEGGW
- the gyrB gene encoding DNA topoisomerase (ATP-hydrolyzing) subunit B; translation: MLCQKGRFVADSGNPNENIPSTDAGADGAGASPSPEVTSSYDASAITVLEGLDAVRKRPGMYIGSTGERGLHHLVQEVVDNSVDEALAGYADTIDVTILADGGVRVVDNGRGIPVGIVPSEGKPAVEVVLTVLHAGGKFGGGGYAVSGGLHGVGVSVVNALSTKVAVEVKTDGYRWTQDYKLGVPTAPLARHEPTDEHGTSVTFWADPDIFETTEYSFETLSRRFQEMAFLNKGLRIRLTDERESAKATSGADEAGADEKAEVKSVDYHYEGGIVDFVKYLNSRKGDVVHPTVIDLEAEDKDKLLSLEVAMQWNSSYTEGVYSFANIIHTHEGGTHEEGFRAALTSLINKYARDKKLLREKDDNLTGDDIREGLTAIISVKLSEPQFEGQTKTKLGNTEVKTFVQKVVYEHLADWLDRNPNEAADIIRKGIQAATARVAARKARDLTRRKGLLETASLPGKLSDCQSNDPTKCEIFIVEGDSAGGSAKSGRNPEYQAILPIRGKILNVEKARIDKILQNQEIQALISAFGTGVHEDFDIEKLRYHKIILMADADVDGQHINTLLLTFLFRFMRPLVEAGHVFLSRPPLYKIKWGRDEVEYAYSDRERDALLELGRQRGKRVREDSIQRFKGLGEMNAEELRVTTMDQEHRVLGQVTLDDAAQADDLFSVLMGEDVEARRQFIQRNAKDVRFLDI
- the gyrA gene encoding DNA gyrase subunit A, which translates into the protein MADENTPVTPEEGGVIAQRVEPVGLETEMQRSYLDYAMSVIVSRALPDVRDGLKPVHRRVLYAMYDGGYRPERGFYKCARVVGDVMGNYHPHGDSSIYDALVRLAQPWSMRMPLVDSNGNFGSPGNDPAAAMRYTECKMAPLSMEMVRDIDEETVDFTDNYDGRSQEPTVLPSRFPNLLINGSAGIAVGMATNIPPHNLREVAAGAQWYLENPEASHEELLDALIERIKGPDFPTGALVVGRKGIEEAYRTGRGSITMRAVVAVEEIQNRQCLVVTELPYQVNPDNLAQKIADLVKDGKIGGIADVRDETSSRTGQRRVIVLKRDAVAKVVLNNLYKHTDLQTNFGANMLALVDGVPRTLSLDAFIRHWVTHQIEVIVRRTRFRLRKAEERAHILRGLLKALDAIDEVIALIRRSDTVEIARGGLMELLEIDEIQANAILEMQLRRLAALERQKIVQEHDELQAKITEYNEILASPVRQRGIVSEELAAIVEKYGDDRKTKLVPYDGDMSIEDLIAEEDIVVTVSRGGYVKRTKTDDYRAQKRGGKGVRGTKLKEDDIVDHFFVSTTHHWLLFFTNKGRVYRAKAYELPDAGRDARGQHVANLLAFQPDEAIAEILAIRDYEAAPYLVLATKAGLVKKTPLKDYDSPRSGGVIAINLRSMEDGSDDELIGAELVSADDDLLLISKKAQSIRFTATDESLRPMGRATSGVKGMSFREGDELLSMNVVRPGTFVFTATDGGYAKRTVVDEYRVQGRGGLGIKAAKIVEDRGSLVGALVVEETDEILAITLGGGVIRTRVNEVRETGRDTMGVQLINLGKRDAVVGIARNAEAGREAEEVDGDVAVDETAEGDATTGTDEGDAPSAE
- a CDS encoding DUF721 domain-containing protein, which gives rise to MSDRPSEKEPAGSSGDPAPARTPEPSGVDLARVALRAAKEQARARGDAAHQKKQARRGGGLRSGARADGRDPLALGAAINRLITERGWETPAAVGGVMGRWPEIVGEDVAKHCVPERYDEDERVLVVRCDSTAWATNLRLLAPTLVARLNEDLGHGSVRQIKVQGPGGPARRYGPLRAPGSTGPGDTYG